ATGTTCGAGCCCCTCCATCGGCTGCAGTTCGATGCGTTCTCCATTGCGAATGGCCTCGCAAGGATTGCAATACTCGTTGATCAGACCGTCAGTGCTCCATGTGAGGTTGTACTTCAGAAGGTTCGTTGGGTAGAGCGGCAACGCCCCCACGCGCATCTTCACCCGGTCAAGCTTTTCAAAGCCTTGGCAGAGATCATGGGCCAGGATACCGATAAACCCAGGCGCCAGACCACACTGCGGCATAAAGATTTGCCCGTCGGCTGACTTGTCGGCAATCTCCCGCACGGCTTTGGTCGTGGCGACATCTTCAGTGAGGTCGAAGTAGCTGACACCCGCCTCCAAAGCTGCCCGCGCGATTCCCTCGTTCTGGTCAAAAGGGCAGGCGGAAAGCACGGCCCGCGAACCACTGATGGCTTTGACGACCTTGTCCTGCTTGGTGACGTCGACGACGGCCGTCTCGACGGGGGTCTCTTTTTTAAGTCGCTCAAGAGCCTGTTCCGACAGATCGCCAACGAGGACTTCGTAGCGTCCTGAGTGATGGAGGATACGCGCGACCGCGCCGCCGATTTTACCAGCGCCCAGGATCGTGACTTTCGTTTTCGCTGAACTCAAAAGGCTTCCTCTTATTGTTTCCGGCTCTTATTTCTGAGCTTCTTTCGTGTCGGTTGATTCAAAGATTTTGTCCGCACTTGCCGCCACGAAGCCTTGGAACAGGTTGCCGTCGGCATCCGGGTAACGCTTGGCGAACTCGTAGTAGCAGGTCGGTACGGCAAGCTCGCCGCCATCGGCGAATGGCATCGGCAGTTGGTCGGCCATGGTGGAGCCCTGCTCAAGCAACACCGCGGGCGAGCCCTTCACTCTGCCGCCAGAATCATTCACGGCAAGGCCGAGCGATTCGACGACCTTCAGGACGTCTTCCACCTCGGTATGCTTCTCAAGACCGTTCACGCTTATGGTGAAATGATTCGGACGGATACCGACCGTTGTGAGCCATGCGGCGTACTCACTTTCCGCGAGCAGCGTTTCATATTCGTCGAAGGAGATCGGCTCCCACAGCCGCCCGGCCCAAAGCACGTCGGGGCTGTCTACGCGACTGGCATCAACTTGAGCCGCGCACTTCTGCAAAACCTCTTGTGCAGCAGGCGAGAGCTGATCGACCATTAGCTCGGAAAGAAAAATCCGTGGAAAGTCGGGCTGTGGCGGCAAGTAGCCAAACGCTTTGAGTTTCTTGGCGGGAAACTCGTACGGCTCAAATCGCTGGTAACCGAGAGCCAGGATATGTGGTTCTAGTTTCTCGAGGCCGATTGGCTCGAGCGCCAAAGTACGAAAGGCGACATGGTCGTTGAGAACGGTCTCGCCGCGTTCCTCAAAAGCAGCCTTGATCCGAGCCGCTTGGGGCGTCATCGCAACGTAATCGTCCCAGAGGGCCGCGAAGAACTGGTCGATATTCATTGTTGATTCCCATAGTTCATTGAATGTCAATTTAAGAGTAGTGCTAGAAGATACGTCCCTCTAGTGCATTTGATCTTTCCGCAGCAGTAATAAATAAGCCGCTACATACCGCCAGAGCATCGCGTACTGATATTCGTTTTTCCGGATTGAACTCCAGCATATTTTTAATGAGGTCTGCGATCTGAGGGCCAAGCATTCCAGGTACAAATCTGAGTTTTTCAAGTTCAACCTTGGAAAGATGCTGATTGTTGGCGGCCCTCTTCTGGGGGTTTCGTCCCGTGAATAATTGTGCCAAAGCCAAGCCCATCTGAAAAACGTCGCTAGCTACTGAGAGTTGAGATTCTCCCTTGGCATATTCAACGAGGTCGGGTGTTCTGTGGAAGAATGGCATCCCTGGGCCTACACTTTGCTTCATGAACTCACCTGCTTGCTCGTCCGCACTTTGGTCACTTACGAGTTTCATGAGCCCGAAGTCGCCTAGAACACAGGAGCGGCCTTTCACAAATATATTCTTTGGCTTGATATCGCGATGGACAACCTGGTCATCGAGTTCTGACAAATAGTTTAGCGAGGACAACAACTGCAGAGAGAAGCTAAGCTTTTCAACCAAACTGGAATTGTTGCTTCGGATAACATCCAGAAGCGTTCGTGGCAAGTACTCTGCTACAACGAAAGGACAATCGTCTTGGTATAGCCCCTCGTCGAACACTCGCATTACGCAAGGATGCTCGCAAGTTCTCAGAAACCCAACTTCTTTGAGGAAAGCATCGCGCCTTTCTGGTTTGGATACTCGACGAAAAATCTTCAGTGCGAATGTCGTTCCCTCGTTAGATCCATTTGTAGCAAGCATAAGGTAGGTTACTGCTGCCCCGCCTTTGCCAAGGAACTGTAGATTGCTATACCAAGTTCCAGAGTTGGATTCTATTGTCTCTTTGAACTCAAGCTTCAATTGGTCCTTTTCGATCTCGTTCATTAGTCACCGGCAAGAAGTTAAGAAGAGGGACCGTGTTCATAGAGCAAGTCCATTGAACCATTTGTATTCTCGCAAACGCAGGAACGAGAGTTACCTATCGATAGCAACATGGAAAAAAGGCGAGCTGGGGTTCGAGAGATCATATCCCCAAACGAGTTTTCCCGAATGAAACAATCTGTGCCACGCATCAAGTACTCTCTGCTGGTCTTCGATGTCACTAATCGATAGCTTCTTCTGGACTTCTCGCAGTACGACACTTTCTTGCGAGAATCCAGGTCCTCTATCGGCACATTCTTTCGCGACGTCGAACAATACTTTGTCTAGATTTAGGGTGGTCATTGATTTAGCTTTCTGCTCGAAAATCACTGATGCAGAGACCATGCAACGGCACTATCAATACATTTAGATTCTAAGCTGATTGTGGCTGAGAACAAGCTCGCGATACAGAAGTCCATAGTTAATCGCCATTGCAGCTTACTCCTCGTCTTCGTATTCCCACTCCTCATCCTCTGCCAGCTCGCCATCGTCTTCCTCTTCGTAATCGTACTCCTCATCCTCGTCCGCATCGAGTTCGTCCTCTTCTTCAGATTCGTCGTCCTCGTATTCCCACTCTTCATCCTCAGAGAGCTCAACGTCGTCGTCTTCGTCGTACCACTCCTCGCTGGCTTCGGACTCTTCTTCAGGGTCTTCAAGCGAGTCGTCTTCTTCGTACTCGTACTCTTCCTCGTCATCGGAAGACTCGTCCTCGGTGGGTTCGCACCTCTCGAGTTCGTCCTCCTCATCCTCCAACGCTTCTTCCTCTATCTCGTCGGAGGCTTCCTCATCAATCTCCTCTTCAACGATTGCAGCAGCTTCCGATTCATCTTCCTCCGCTTCGCTTGCCGCGTCGACTTCCAACTGCGCAGAAGAATTTAGTTCTTGCGCACTTTCATCCACGGCATCTTCTTCAAGAACGCTTTCTTCAGGCTGGCCATCGGCAGCCAATTCCTCCTCAATGGTCTCTTCGATATCGGTAATCGCAGAATCAATCGCCTCAGGATTCAGTTCACCGACCTCATCCTCCCACGGTGCAATCGCCGAAGCCGACTTCGCCACCGGGGCAGCAAGCATCGCTGTGGCCGCGGTTGCGGGTTCGGTTACGGCGGGCTCGGTCGCGCCGAAGCTCTTCTCAGTAGCCGGTCCATCCAAGCGAATCCGCCTTCCGCTTGTCGGTTTCGCCGTGGGCAGTTTCTCCAGGTCACTCGGCTCATCGACGTTCGCTGGCGGTGTGATCTTCGTAGGCCGGGGTGGCTTCGGCGGAACCGTCACCGCGGTGACAGGCTCATCGGGATCGACCTCGGGCTCTTCCTCGCCATTGCGGGCGAGCCAATCGGCCATCGTCATGGTGACTTCACGGGCCTTCGCACCGTTGTAGGCAGCGACGATTCCATCCTCGGCCATGAAGTCGATCAGCCGTGCCGCGCGACCGTAGCCAATGCTCAAGCAGCGTTGCAGCAACGAAACACTGCCGCGCTGCTCGCGGATGACGATTTCCACCGCTTCATTGTAAAGTTCATCGCGATCGTCCGCGGGCCCACCCGCGGAGGCAGCTTCTTGCTCCTCTTTGGTCTTCAACTCGATCAGTTCTTTGGCGAACTGTGGCGAGTCGGTCCCCACGAAGTCCGTGATGTCAGTGATCTCGTCGTCGGAAAGGAACGTCCCCTGCCCACGCAGCAGGGTACTCGTCCCTGGGGAGAGGAACAGCATGTCGCCGTTGCCAAGCAGCTTGTCGGCACCGTTCGCATCGAGCACCACTTGGCTATCGGTACGGCTGGCAACTTGGAAGGCAATCCGCGCGGGCAAGTTACTCTTGATCAGACCGGTGATCACATCGACGGTTGGCTTTTGCGTCGCGAGAATTAAGTGAATACCAACCGCCCGGCTCTTCTGTGCCAGACGAATGATGTGGTCCTGGACCTCTTTGCCGCAGGTCATGATCAAGTCGGCCATTTCGTCCGCCACGATCACGATGTAAGGCAAGCTCTTGGGAATCTGTTCCCACTCAGCATCGCTCCGTGGCTGCATACGGTCGCGCAGTTCTTCCTCGCTCAACTCGTTATAGACGGAAATCTGTCGCACGCCCGCTTTGGCGAGCAGCTCATAACGCTCTTCCATCTTGTCGACCGACCAGGCGAGGATCGCTTCCGCCTTGCGCATGTCGGTTACCACCGGGTGCATCAGGTGCGGCAGTTTCTTGTAGCCGGAAAGCTCGACCATCTTCGGGTCGATCATCAGCATCCGCACTTCATCAGGTCCGCGACTCATGAGCATCGAGACGATGATCGAGTTCAAGCAGACACTCTTACCGGTGCCCGTGCGACCCGCGATCAGCAAGTGAGGTAGCTTGGCAAGGTCCACGACCATCGGATTACCGGTGACATCTTTGCCCAGGTAGATGGGGATCTTCATCCGTCGTGCTTTACCGTTGGCTTCCTCGATCACCTCACGCATACGGACGACTTGGCGCGTGTCGTTGGGGACTTCGATCCCGACGGAGTTCTTACCCGGCAGCGGCGCGACGATACGCACACCCGGCACGCGCAGCGCGACGGCAATATCGTCCGCGAGGTTCATGATCTTCGCTAAACGCAGGCCAGCCTCGAGTTCCAGTTCATACTGCGCAATGACCGGCCCTGTTTCGATCTCGACGACTTTCACGTTGAAGCCGAAGTTCGCGAATGTTTTCTCGAGAACCTTCGCCCGACGGCGGACCTCTCGTTCGTAGTCCTCGTAGCAAACGTCTTCCGCTTCGAGCAGCAAATCGAGCGGCGGAAGCTGGTAGTCGAGATCGTCGACCCCTTGATGATCGGCCGCTTCAAGCTGTTCGATGATTTCCGTCCGCTCGTCGCGCTTGGTATTGGGGTTCTTGATCCGCAACGCGCCGGCCAGTTTTTCTTTTAGTCCACTCGCAACCGCAGCAGCCCCTGTTGCTACTTCTGCCGCGGGGTTTGCCGGGGTTTCTTCTTTGGGTGCGGGCGTTTTGATCGTTAACGGCTCAGGATCGGCTTCTTCCTCCTCTTCGTCCTCCCACTCGGCGTCCTCCTCGTCTTCTTCCTCGTAATCATACTCCTCATCTTCGCCCTCGGCTTCCTCTTCGTACTCGTATTCTGCCTCCTCGTCGTCCTCGAGTTCTGCAATATCGTCGAGGTCCGTCTTGCGTCGGTTCGAGCCTAGCGACGCAACCCGTCCGCCGATGCGACCAACCTTCACGAGCCCAGCCCCGCCGACAGCGGTGGTGGTTGTTGCGAACCGCAAGAGG
The genomic region above belongs to Lacipirellulaceae bacterium and contains:
- a CDS encoding saccharopine dehydrogenase C-terminal domain-containing protein, translated to MSSAKTKVTILGAGKIGGAVARILHHSGRYEVLVGDLSEQALERLKKETPVETAVVDVTKQDKVVKAISGSRAVLSACPFDQNEGIARAALEAGVSYFDLTEDVATTKAVREIADKSADGQIFMPQCGLAPGFIGILAHDLCQGFEKLDRVKMRVGALPLYPTNLLKYNLTWSTDGLINEYCNPCEAIRNGERIELQPMEGLEHFALDGVDYEAFNTSGGLGTLTETLAGQVADLDYKTVRYIGHQYLMTFLLQGLRLDGRRDLLKELLEQAVPLTNQDVVLTFCTVTGWRDGHYEQVADARKIYHGELCGKPASSIQITTATSLCAVLDLHVNGQLPKSGFVRQEDVKLADFLDNEFGKPYESAKQVREPIAAARKLAADLTTGLGTTT
- a CDS encoding DUF1338 domain-containing protein — protein: MNIDQFFAALWDDYVAMTPQAARIKAAFEERGETVLNDHVAFRTLALEPIGLEKLEPHILALGYQRFEPYEFPAKKLKAFGYLPPQPDFPRIFLSELMVDQLSPAAQEVLQKCAAQVDASRVDSPDVLWAGRLWEPISFDEYETLLAESEYAAWLTTVGIRPNHFTISVNGLEKHTEVEDVLKVVESLGLAVNDSGGRVKGSPAVLLEQGSTMADQLPMPFADGGELAVPTCYYEFAKRYPDADGNLFQGFVAASADKIFESTDTKEAQK
- a CDS encoding protein kinase: MNEIEKDQLKLEFKETIESNSGTWYSNLQFLGKGGAAVTYLMLATNGSNEGTTFALKIFRRVSKPERRDAFLKEVGFLRTCEHPCVMRVFDEGLYQDDCPFVVAEYLPRTLLDVIRSNNSSLVEKLSFSLQLLSSLNYLSELDDQVVHRDIKPKNIFVKGRSCVLGDFGLMKLVSDQSADEQAGEFMKQSVGPGMPFFHRTPDLVEYAKGESQLSVASDVFQMGLALAQLFTGRNPQKRAANNQHLSKVELEKLRFVPGMLGPQIADLIKNMLEFNPEKRISVRDALAVCSGLFITAAERSNALEGRIF
- a CDS encoding DNA translocase FtsK 4TM domain-containing protein produces the protein MKLDLFSLLLLVVAALVGTALWTYDATDPPSTLVFPPKETISNACGAAGAYVAHYLFSSVGYAAIYVAASLAVTALILIFRRAVDQPVLRGFGWTASLIAVATLATMALPNSTPGPEIGAGGYVGAMGHALLESHFASFGAYILAFAVLLAGILLSTDYFLLRFATTTTAVGGAGLVKVGRIGGRVASLGSNRRKTDLDDIAELEDDEEAEYEYEEEAEGEDEEYDYEEEDEEDAEWEDEEEEEADPEPLTIKTPAPKEETPANPAAEVATGAAAVASGLKEKLAGALRIKNPNTKRDERTEIIEQLEAADHQGVDDLDYQLPPLDLLLEAEDVCYEDYEREVRRRAKVLEKTFANFGFNVKVVEIETGPVIAQYELELEAGLRLAKIMNLADDIAVALRVPGVRIVAPLPGKNSVGIEVPNDTRQVVRMREVIEEANGKARRMKIPIYLGKDVTGNPMVVDLAKLPHLLIAGRTGTGKSVCLNSIIVSMLMSRGPDEVRMLMIDPKMVELSGYKKLPHLMHPVVTDMRKAEAILAWSVDKMEERYELLAKAGVRQISVYNELSEEELRDRMQPRSDAEWEQIPKSLPYIVIVADEMADLIMTCGKEVQDHIIRLAQKSRAVGIHLILATQKPTVDVITGLIKSNLPARIAFQVASRTDSQVVLDANGADKLLGNGDMLFLSPGTSTLLRGQGTFLSDDEITDITDFVGTDSPQFAKELIELKTKEEQEAASAGGPADDRDELYNEAVEIVIREQRGSVSLLQRCLSIGYGRAARLIDFMAEDGIVAAYNGAKAREVTMTMADWLARNGEEEPEVDPDEPVTAVTVPPKPPRPTKITPPANVDEPSDLEKLPTAKPTSGRRIRLDGPATEKSFGATEPAVTEPATAATAMLAAPVAKSASAIAPWEDEVGELNPEAIDSAITDIEETIEEELAADGQPEESVLEEDAVDESAQELNSSAQLEVDAASEAEEDESEAAAIVEEEIDEEASDEIEEEALEDEEDELERCEPTEDESSDDEEEYEYEEDDSLEDPEEESEASEEWYDEDDDVELSEDEEWEYEDDESEEEDELDADEDEEYDYEEEDDGELAEDEEWEYEDEE